A genomic stretch from Gopherus flavomarginatus isolate rGopFla2 chromosome 3, rGopFla2.mat.asm, whole genome shotgun sequence includes:
- the LOC127046646 gene encoding 60S ribosomal protein L37-like has product MTKGTSSFGKRRSKTHTLCRRCGSKAYHLQKSTCGKCGYPAKLKRKYNWSSKAKRRKTTGTGRMRHLKNVYHRFRNGFREGTTPKPKKVAAAASSSS; this is encoded by the coding sequence ATGACGAAGGGAACATCGTCATTTGGTAAGCGCCGCAGTAAGACCCATACTTTGTGCCGGCGCTGCGGATCCAAGGCATACCATCTCCAGAAGTCCACCTGTGGGAAATGTGGGTACCCTGCTAAGCTCAAGAGAAAGTATAACTGGAGTTCCAAGGCTAAAAGACGCAAGACCACTGGTACTGGTCGTATGAGGCACCTGAAAAATGTCTACCATCGATTCAGGAATGGATTCCGTGAAGGAACAACACCTAAGCCCAAGAAAGTTGCTGCTGCAGCATCCAGCTCATCTTAA